The following are encoded in a window of Phaseolus vulgaris cultivar G19833 chromosome 3, P. vulgaris v2.0, whole genome shotgun sequence genomic DNA:
- the LOC137807333 gene encoding histone H4 codes for MSGRGKGGKGLGKGGAKRHRKVLRDNIQGITKPAIRRLARRGGVKRISGLIYEETRGVLKIFLENVIRDAVTYTEHARRKTVTAMDVVYALKRQGRTLYGFGG; via the coding sequence ATGTCTGGAAGAGGAAAGGGTGGCAAGGGGCTCGGAAAAGGAGGTGCGAAACGTCACCGTAAGGTTCTGAGAGATAACATTCAGGGAATCACCAAGCCCGCGATTCGCCGTCTCGCAAGACGTGGTGGCGTTAAACGTATCAGTGGTCTTATCTACGAAGAAACCCGTGGTGTTCTCAAGATCTTTCTCGAGAACGTGATTCGCGATGCTGTCACCTATACCGAGCACGCTCGCCGCAAGACCGTCACCGCCATGGACGTTGTCTACGCCCTCAAGAGGCAGGGCAGGACCCTCTACGGTTTCGGTGGATAG